A part of Planococcus sp. MB-3u-03 genomic DNA contains:
- a CDS encoding TIGR04104 family putative zinc finger protein produces the protein MPHCENCGTKWSWADTLKIGFKNNRNCPSCGERQYVVPDLSLKTYILYLLPVITLIVLNILFEFSTGLFIALATPYILIAIAFMPYTIKLSTKQKPIW, from the coding sequence ATGCCTCATTGCGAAAACTGTGGAACCAAGTGGAGCTGGGCCGATACGTTAAAGATCGGCTTCAAAAACAATAGAAACTGCCCGAGCTGCGGGGAACGACAGTATGTCGTGCCTGATCTCAGCCTCAAAACTTACATACTGTATCTTTTGCCTGTAATCACCTTAATCGTATTAAATATTCTCTTTGAGTTTTCGACGGGCCTTTTCATAGCACTGGCAACCCCTTATATACTCATTGCCATTGCTTTCATGCCTTATACAATTAAACTCTCAACTAAGCAAAAACCCATTTGGTAA
- a CDS encoding TIGR04104 family putative zinc finger protein, which yields MPRCQNCDFKWSWKDVMKLSLTGKKECPNIQKRQYVSSRSTFWTTFLITMGFLIPMNVLRSYYEIGWPLIILAFLIYIPLALSLAPFLYKLSNTHKRFGKTVE from the coding sequence ATGCCCCGCTGCCAAAACTGTGATTTTAAATGGAGCTGGAAAGATGTGATGAAGCTCAGTTTGACAGGCAAGAAAGAATGCCCCAACATCCAGAAAAGACAATACGTATCCAGCAGATCGACCTTCTGGACCACCTTTTTAATTACCATGGGCTTTCTCATCCCGATGAACGTGCTGCGGTCTTATTACGAAATTGGATGGCCGTTGATCATTCTCGCATTTTTGATTTATATACCGCTTGCTCTGTCACTCGCGCCTTTTCTCTATAAACTATCGAACACACACAAACGCTTCGGCAAAACGGTCGAATAG
- a CDS encoding TIGR04104 family putative zinc finger protein, translating into MARCQNCGFQWDWKDMFKLSLKGKKECRNCHTLQYASRKSNFWSYMLFLIPFVLVFNYLLVYREAGWPILILILIIYVAIASLLIPFFLRLSNTKKRF; encoded by the coding sequence ATGGCCCGTTGCCAAAATTGCGGATTCCAGTGGGACTGGAAGGATATGTTCAAGCTCAGCCTTAAAGGGAAGAAAGAATGCCGAAACTGCCATACCCTCCAATACGCATCTCGTAAATCGAATTTTTGGAGCTATATGTTATTTCTCATCCCTTTTGTTCTCGTATTCAATTATCTTCTTGTTTATAGAGAAGCCGGTTGGCCGATTCTCATCCTGATACTCATTATTTATGTAGCGATTGCTTCATTGCTCATACCGTTTTTTCTCAGGTTATCGAATACGAAAAAAAGATTTTGA
- a CDS encoding N(5)-(carboxyethyl)ornithine synthase: MGFVISRKNNEKRRAILPADLKQVAHPERLYFEQGYGEVLGLADEDYRAMGVHIATRDEVLSCDAIVDVKLGFADYFDQLEDGKLLIGWAHAIQDVKFTDSAIAGKHTVVAWEELFEGGRYIFYRNREVAGEAAVLQAYQHCGKMPYETRVAILGNGHTAKGAMRILHGLGAEVDVYGRRAEALFREKMVDYDVLVNCIMWDTTRTDRIIYREDLKRLKKGAMIIDVSCDPELEIETSTPTTIDNPVYTVDGVIHYAVDNTPAMFPHTITKVLSTGFAPMLDELLEGHISETVQQAIVIEDGIIKDQRITEFRQVRGLAI, translated from the coding sequence ATGGGATTTGTAATTAGCCGCAAGAATAACGAGAAGCGGCGGGCGATTTTGCCGGCAGATTTGAAGCAGGTGGCACATCCGGAGCGCTTGTATTTTGAGCAAGGCTACGGGGAAGTGCTGGGCCTGGCAGATGAGGATTATCGTGCGATGGGCGTTCATATCGCCACGCGTGATGAGGTCTTGTCTTGCGATGCGATTGTCGATGTGAAGCTGGGCTTTGCGGATTATTTCGATCAATTGGAAGACGGCAAGTTGTTGATCGGCTGGGCGCATGCGATCCAGGACGTTAAGTTCACTGACAGTGCCATCGCCGGCAAGCATACGGTCGTTGCTTGGGAAGAGTTATTCGAAGGCGGGCGTTATATTTTCTATCGAAATCGTGAAGTGGCCGGGGAAGCGGCTGTGCTGCAGGCTTACCAGCATTGCGGCAAAATGCCGTATGAGACGCGTGTCGCGATTCTCGGAAACGGCCATACCGCTAAAGGCGCAATGCGCATCCTTCACGGATTGGGTGCGGAAGTAGACGTTTATGGCCGCCGCGCTGAAGCTTTGTTCCGTGAGAAGATGGTCGATTATGACGTGCTCGTCAACTGCATCATGTGGGACACGACACGCACCGACCGCATCATTTATCGCGAAGACCTGAAGCGCTTGAAAAAAGGCGCGATGATCATCGATGTCAGCTGCGACCCGGAACTCGAGATCGAAACGTCGACGCCGACGACGATCGACAATCCGGTATATACGGTGGACGGAGTCATCCATTACGCTGTCGACAACACGCCGGCGATGTTCCCGCACACCATCACGAAAGTGCTCAGCACCGGCTTTGCGCCGATGCTTGATGAATTGCTCGAAGGCCATATTTCCGAGACGGTCCAGCAGGCCATCGTCATTGAAGACGGCATCATCAAAGACCAACGCATCACTGAATTCCGCCAAGTGCGCGGCTTGGCTATTTAA
- a CDS encoding glutaredoxin family protein, producing the protein MDNKTELVLYTRPTCSDCQDAKAYLAEQGIPYEHKDVGADPSLEEDMKNISGAKIVPVFAFYKKGLFGKKLTHHFIGFERNRQEIVDLLL; encoded by the coding sequence ATGGATAACAAAACGGAACTGGTCCTCTATACGCGCCCGACTTGTTCGGATTGCCAGGACGCCAAAGCGTATCTGGCAGAACAGGGTATTCCGTACGAGCATAAAGACGTCGGCGCAGACCCGTCGCTCGAAGAAGACATGAAGAACATATCCGGCGCCAAGATTGTGCCGGTGTTCGCCTTCTACAAAAAGGGATTGTTCGGCAAGAAGTTGACGCATCATTTCATCGGCTTCGAACGGAATCGCCAGGAGATAGTGGACTTGTTGTTGTAG
- a CDS encoding CopY/TcrY family copper transport repressor, which yields MAIEEKVEMTASEREIMRVVWTLGEATSKDIVDVLEAKKEWKPATAKTFIGRLVKKGFLLAEPEGNKYIYSAAISEEDSVKTAAHRLFDQICHKQAGKTIADMLAEAPLSHQDVELIQQVLDEKKKHAVDEVACNCVPGQCKCSTH from the coding sequence ATGGCGATTGAAGAGAAAGTGGAGATGACGGCGTCGGAGCGGGAGATCATGCGCGTGGTTTGGACGCTTGGCGAGGCGACGAGTAAAGATATCGTCGATGTGCTGGAGGCGAAAAAGGAGTGGAAGCCCGCGACGGCCAAGACGTTTATCGGCCGCCTGGTGAAGAAGGGCTTTTTGCTCGCGGAACCGGAAGGCAATAAATACATTTATTCGGCTGCGATCAGTGAAGAGGATAGCGTGAAAACGGCAGCGCATCGGCTGTTCGATCAGATCTGCCATAAGCAGGCGGGCAAGACGATTGCCGATATGCTGGCGGAGGCACCTTTGAGCCATCAGGATGTTGAATTGATTCAGCAAGTACTCGACGAGAAAAAGAAACACGCGGTCGATGAAGTGGCATGCAATTGTGTGCCGGGCCAGTGCAAGTGCAGCACACATTGA
- a CDS encoding cell wall-binding repeat-containing protein — MNTSKKFGITVLTGAAVFHAAGLASADEAEQTDRVIVTLEAGTSSQALTGETVDALNINTANEVVTVEVPKGQSVEDYIEQLGMAPGVANVEADHLLQTTAAPNDPYYSFQYHHEMIGSERAWARTMGTTDVLVAVLDNGFDLDHPDLNGQIVSSYATATSMSEDDHGTHVAGIIGAAHNNRTYGAGVAPDAGLLAIDVFEGERAYSSDVIEGIYYAADAGADVINMSLGNYFYNESYQTAIDYAHERGVLVIASSGNDYTDNTHYPSGYENVMAVGSTDRADRFSGFSNYGADQDITAPGTGIWSTIAGGSFSSMSGTSMASPVVAGIAALVKANEPDLSNEEIAQRLYDTSVDLGAAGKDPYFGHGRIDAEAALMIFDIEQPAVSDVYDSSVEITGTLNQAVEDAVITVDNEDGEIARQEDYTGAGKFSLAIPKQAAGRVLTLTVRDRYGNQSEALEIVVKETQPEELPGRISGIDRYQTAIAISQTGWESADTVVIATAGNFPDALAGGPLAYLEDAPILLTRSGELHSETALEIERLGAEKAIILGGSGAVSDAVEAELKTMNLATERIGGETRYETATLIAEKMGSRRAVVANGLNFPDVLSVSPYAAKNGIPILLTRSDALPKETASALERYTSSLVIGGTGVVSEDVFGHLPNPERFGGKTRYDTGLEVATRLPLGDSRAFIATGLNFPDALTGSVLAAKNDAPILLVRPDNIPSATEQQLPTYRGFSIFGGTGVVSEDVKGMLR, encoded by the coding sequence TTGAATACATCTAAGAAATTCGGAATTACTGTGCTTACGGGGGCGGCGGTGTTTCATGCCGCGGGATTAGCATCAGCGGATGAAGCCGAGCAGACAGACCGCGTCATCGTCACACTCGAAGCAGGGACCAGCAGCCAGGCGCTGACAGGCGAGACCGTCGATGCCTTGAACATCAATACGGCCAATGAAGTCGTGACGGTCGAGGTGCCGAAAGGGCAAAGCGTGGAGGATTACATAGAACAACTCGGCATGGCGCCGGGTGTGGCGAATGTCGAGGCCGACCATTTGCTCCAAACGACGGCGGCGCCAAACGATCCGTATTATTCATTCCAGTATCATCACGAAATGATCGGGTCGGAACGCGCCTGGGCGAGAACAATGGGCACGACGGATGTGTTGGTCGCCGTGCTTGACAACGGTTTTGACTTGGACCATCCAGATTTGAACGGACAAATCGTCAGCTCCTATGCGACTGCGACGAGCATGAGCGAAGACGATCACGGGACGCATGTCGCGGGCATCATCGGCGCAGCGCATAATAACCGGACTTACGGCGCTGGGGTAGCACCGGACGCCGGATTGCTGGCGATTGATGTGTTCGAAGGCGAACGGGCTTATTCGTCCGACGTCATCGAAGGCATTTATTACGCGGCGGATGCCGGGGCGGATGTTATCAATATGAGCCTCGGCAATTATTTCTACAATGAATCCTACCAGACGGCGATTGATTATGCGCATGAACGCGGCGTGTTGGTGATCGCGTCTTCCGGAAATGATTATACGGACAATACGCATTATCCATCGGGTTACGAAAACGTCATGGCGGTTGGATCGACGGACCGCGCCGACCGCTTTTCAGGCTTCTCGAATTACGGGGCGGACCAGGATATCACAGCGCCCGGCACCGGCATTTGGTCGACAATCGCCGGAGGCAGCTTTTCTTCGATGAGCGGGACTTCGATGGCGAGCCCAGTCGTCGCAGGGATTGCGGCGCTCGTGAAAGCGAACGAGCCTGATTTGTCGAATGAAGAAATCGCACAGCGCCTGTATGACACGTCGGTCGATCTCGGCGCAGCCGGGAAAGATCCATACTTCGGCCACGGGCGGATCGATGCGGAAGCGGCGTTGATGATTTTTGATATCGAGCAACCGGCCGTCAGCGATGTCTACGATAGCTCGGTGGAAATTACCGGCACTTTGAATCAAGCTGTGGAAGACGCCGTGATTACCGTGGACAATGAAGACGGGGAAATCGCGCGTCAAGAAGACTATACGGGAGCGGGCAAGTTCAGCTTGGCTATTCCGAAGCAAGCAGCCGGCCGCGTGCTGACATTGACGGTTCGCGATCGCTATGGCAATCAAAGCGAAGCACTGGAAATCGTCGTGAAAGAAACACAGCCTGAGGAACTGCCAGGGCGTATTTCCGGAATCGACCGCTACCAGACAGCGATTGCGATTTCACAAACTGGCTGGGAGTCGGCTGATACAGTAGTCATCGCCACTGCCGGCAATTTCCCGGATGCACTAGCCGGCGGGCCGCTCGCTTATCTGGAAGACGCGCCGATTTTATTGACGCGCTCAGGCGAACTTCATTCCGAAACGGCCTTGGAAATTGAACGGCTTGGAGCAGAGAAAGCGATCATCCTAGGGGGCAGCGGAGCCGTGTCGGACGCGGTTGAAGCCGAACTGAAAACGATGAATCTTGCGACCGAACGCATCGGCGGCGAGACACGCTACGAGACGGCGACTTTGATTGCAGAGAAAATGGGCTCACGGCGTGCAGTCGTCGCGAACGGCTTGAACTTCCCGGACGTCTTGTCGGTGTCGCCGTATGCCGCGAAAAATGGGATCCCGATCCTGTTGACGCGCAGCGACGCTTTGCCGAAAGAAACGGCGTCCGCACTTGAACGCTATACATCGAGCTTGGTCATCGGCGGCACTGGCGTCGTCAGTGAAGACGTCTTCGGGCACTTGCCGAATCCCGAACGCTTCGGTGGCAAAACCCGCTACGACACGGGATTGGAAGTGGCAACGCGGCTTCCGCTTGGCGATAGCCGCGCCTTTATCGCTACCGGGCTCAACTTCCCGGATGCACTGACGGGCTCTGTGTTGGCCGCGAAAAACGATGCCCCGATTTTGCTCGTGCGCCCGGATAATATTCCATCCGCGACCGAACAGCAACTGCCGACATACCGTGGTTTCTCGATCTTCGGGGGAACGGGCGTGGTATCGGAAGATGTGAAAGGGATGCTGCGGTAG
- a CDS encoding winged helix-turn-helix transcriptional regulator produces the protein MPNLGEKTFNCEKELTLSIIGGKWKMLVLWHLGKSGTKRFGELKKLMPGITQRMLVNQLRELEDHLIVHREVYPVVPPKVEYSLTEQGESLMPILDSMYDWGKGYMERNL, from the coding sequence ATGCCCAATTTGGGAGAAAAGACATTTAATTGCGAAAAAGAATTGACCCTTTCCATCATCGGCGGAAAGTGGAAGATGCTCGTATTGTGGCATTTAGGGAAATCCGGAACGAAGCGCTTCGGCGAGTTGAAAAAACTCATGCCGGGCATCACGCAACGTATGCTGGTCAACCAGCTGCGTGAACTGGAAGATCACTTGATCGTCCACCGCGAAGTGTATCCGGTCGTGCCGCCGAAAGTGGAGTATTCGCTGACGGAACAAGGCGAGAGCTTGATGCCGATCCTGGACTCGATGTACGACTGGGGCAAAGGGTATATGGAGCGGAATTTGTAG
- a CDS encoding Cof-type HAD-IIB family hydrolase, with translation MYKMIAIDLDGTLLNDDLAVTADTMAAIRESMEHGVVVTIATGRMYPSAQRIALELGLDAPMITYQGAMIKSATSGEVLRERVVPFEIAQKCIHLAAQKQMHIQVYQDDVLYSAVDNEQVKAYSKEVGVGYKVEPDLLGLAKNGFMKLLFIDEPEALAPVQEELQAVLGDEACIEKSKLRYLEVTHPEANKGSALSFLADELGIDRSQVIGIGDNHNDTELVKAAGFGIAMGNAVDELKELADYTSLSNNEEGVLHVLNKFILEPRAAVVDSAQ, from the coding sequence ATGTATAAAATGATTGCGATTGATTTAGATGGAACATTGCTGAACGATGACTTGGCCGTGACAGCCGATACGATGGCAGCGATCCGGGAATCGATGGAACACGGTGTCGTCGTGACGATTGCGACGGGACGAATGTATCCGTCCGCACAGCGCATTGCTTTGGAGTTGGGCCTCGATGCCCCGATGATCACATACCAAGGGGCGATGATCAAATCGGCGACGAGCGGAGAAGTGCTGCGTGAGCGTGTCGTGCCGTTTGAAATCGCGCAAAAATGCATCCACCTGGCAGCGCAGAAACAAATGCACATCCAAGTGTATCAAGATGATGTGCTTTACAGCGCTGTGGATAACGAGCAGGTAAAGGCTTATTCCAAAGAGGTCGGCGTGGGGTATAAGGTCGAACCGGATCTCCTCGGACTCGCGAAGAATGGCTTTATGAAATTGCTGTTTATCGACGAACCGGAGGCACTTGCGCCGGTACAGGAGGAATTGCAGGCGGTGCTCGGCGACGAGGCGTGCATCGAGAAATCCAAACTGCGCTACCTCGAAGTGACGCATCCGGAAGCGAATAAAGGCAGTGCCTTGAGCTTCTTGGCTGATGAACTCGGCATCGACCGCTCACAAGTGATCGGCATCGGGGACAACCATAACGATACCGAACTGGTCAAAGCGGCAGGATTTGGCATCGCCATGGGCAACGCCGTCGACGAATTAAAAGAGCTCGCGGATTACACGAGCCTATCGAACAACGAAGAAGGCGTTTTGCATGTGCTCAATAAATTCATTTTGGAACCACGCGCAGCAGTGGTTGATTCAGCGCAGTGA
- a CDS encoding cyclase family protein: MKIHDVTGAIFEGMAVYKDAAEKQPKFNQETDGYVTETRLELDVHTGTHIDAPLHMLPGGETFESIPLERLVGECKVVDLTKVTGGISRADLEGFELDKGDFVLLKTQNSFDDYFNFDFVYLAQDGADYLAEIGVRGIGTDALGIERSQEGHPTHKTLFNNNIIIIEGLRLRDVVQGGYYMVAAPLKLIGTDASTARVLLFEGASLCIK, from the coding sequence ATGAAAATACATGACGTGACGGGTGCTATTTTTGAAGGCATGGCCGTCTATAAGGACGCGGCGGAAAAACAGCCGAAGTTCAACCAAGAGACCGATGGCTATGTGACAGAAACGCGCTTGGAGTTGGATGTTCATACCGGGACGCATATCGACGCGCCACTGCACATGCTGCCGGGCGGCGAGACCTTTGAATCGATTCCGCTGGAGCGTTTGGTCGGTGAGTGCAAAGTGGTCGATTTGACCAAGGTGACAGGCGGGATTTCACGCGCGGATTTGGAAGGCTTTGAACTCGATAAAGGTGATTTCGTGCTGCTGAAAACGCAAAATTCGTTTGATGACTATTTTAATTTCGACTTTGTGTATTTGGCGCAGGACGGAGCGGATTATTTAGCTGAAATCGGCGTCCGCGGCATTGGCACCGATGCGCTTGGCATTGAGAGAAGCCAGGAAGGCCATCCGACACATAAAACTTTATTCAACAACAACATCATTATCATAGAAGGTTTGCGGTTGAGGGATGTCGTACAAGGCGGCTATTATATGGTCGCGGCGCCGCTGAAACTGATCGGTACCGATGCCTCAACCGCAAGAGTCTTATTATTTGAAGGAGCGAGCTTATGTATAAAATGA
- the hxlB gene encoding 6-phospho-3-hexuloisomerase, producing the protein MKEISAELSHTLGQVSDAEASRLVTAMGQADKIFVAGGGRSGFMAKAFVMRMVHMGLNAYVVGETVTPSLQENDLFIVGSGSGETGSLLAMTEKAKTIGATVAAVTTNPESSIGKLADLHITIPAQAKAEGASGKSIQPMGSLFEQSLLVVYDALVLTYMEQQGITADAMFGTHANLE; encoded by the coding sequence ATGAAGGAAATTTCAGCCGAATTGTCGCATACACTTGGGCAAGTGAGCGACGCGGAAGCTTCCCGGTTGGTCACTGCGATGGGGCAAGCCGACAAGATTTTCGTCGCAGGGGGCGGCCGCTCGGGATTCATGGCAAAAGCGTTTGTGATGCGCATGGTGCACATGGGCTTGAACGCCTATGTCGTCGGCGAAACGGTGACACCGAGTTTGCAGGAAAATGATTTGTTCATCGTCGGATCGGGTTCCGGGGAAACGGGCAGTTTGCTTGCGATGACCGAGAAAGCCAAAACGATTGGCGCAACTGTCGCAGCGGTGACGACCAATCCCGAGTCATCGATCGGCAAGCTTGCCGATCTTCACATCACCATTCCGGCGCAAGCGAAAGCGGAAGGCGCGAGCGGCAAATCTATCCAACCGATGGGTTCCTTGTTCGAGCAATCGCTATTGGTGGTATATGACGCGCTCGTCTTGACGTATATGGAACAGCAAGGCATTACTGCCGATGCGATGTTCGGCACACACGCCAATTTGGAATAA
- the hxlA gene encoding 3-hexulose-6-phosphate synthase: MKLQLALDLVNIPQAIELIKEVEGSIDIVELGTPVINKEGLKAVREVKAAFPHLEVLADVKIMDAAAYEVGNAAAAGADIVTILAQAEDSSIKGAVEEAKKLGKKILVDMIAVKDIETRAAELDVLGADYICVHTGYDLQAEGKDSFADLRTIKSVVKNAKTAIAGGIKLETLPEVIRAQPDLIIVGGGITSKDDKKSEAAKIKALMNESVTV, from the coding sequence ATGAAATTACAACTAGCATTGGATTTAGTAAACATTCCGCAAGCGATCGAATTGATCAAAGAAGTCGAAGGGTCGATCGATATCGTGGAACTGGGCACGCCGGTCATCAATAAAGAGGGATTGAAAGCGGTGCGCGAAGTGAAAGCAGCGTTCCCACACCTCGAAGTCTTGGCGGACGTGAAAATCATGGACGCGGCGGCTTATGAAGTCGGCAATGCCGCAGCTGCCGGAGCGGATATCGTGACGATTCTCGCGCAGGCGGAAGATTCGTCGATCAAAGGCGCAGTCGAAGAAGCGAAGAAACTCGGCAAGAAAATCCTGGTCGACATGATCGCCGTGAAAGATATCGAAACACGTGCCGCTGAACTGGACGTGCTGGGGGCGGATTATATTTGCGTCCATACGGGCTATGATTTACAGGCAGAAGGCAAGGATTCATTCGCAGACTTGCGCACCATCAAAAGCGTCGTGAAAAATGCGAAAACGGCGATTGCTGGCGGCATCAAGCTGGAAACTTTGCCGGAAGTCATTAGAGCGCAGCCGGATTTGATCATTGTCGGGGGCGGCATCACGTCTAAAGACGACAAAAAATCCGAAGCGGCGAAAATCAAGGCGCTGATGAACGAAAGCGTGACGGTTTAA
- a CDS encoding mannitol-1-phosphate 5-dehydrogenase, translated as MKQAIHFGAGNIGRGFIGALFSESGYHVSFVDVAEQVIDGLNEQGQYRVNMAQETEESVLVENVSGINNMKDEEAVIAKIQQATYLTTAIGPNILPRIAPLIAKGIEARVKGSLASGPDLVPASDLDVATDMSAGSEKLYIIACENQIGATDILKGHILSHLSDEAKADLAGKVYFFNSAVDRIVPIQEGHSLDVLVEPYYEWVVETTEDIPHVSGMTIVDDLAPFIERKLFTVNTGHAVIAYYGYLASKTTIDETLADPEIEREVRETLKETGAYLVKQYGLDEQEHLAYIDKNIERFKNAYLNDGVTRVGRAPIRKLGPEDRLVRPAVQAQKAGLSYSHLAKAIAAALLFDYAEDEEAVKIQEMIAQGGPERVLTEVSGLEADSELAKEVVRQYGALKK; from the coding sequence ATGAAACAAGCGATCCATTTTGGAGCAGGAAATATCGGCAGAGGGTTTATCGGGGCGTTGTTCTCGGAATCCGGCTATCACGTGAGTTTCGTCGATGTGGCGGAACAAGTCATCGACGGGTTGAATGAACAAGGCCAGTACCGCGTGAATATGGCGCAGGAGACGGAAGAGAGCGTCTTGGTGGAGAATGTGTCGGGCATCAATAATATGAAAGACGAAGAAGCGGTCATCGCGAAGATCCAGCAAGCGACGTATTTGACGACGGCGATCGGGCCGAACATTTTGCCGCGCATTGCGCCATTAATCGCAAAAGGGATTGAAGCGCGCGTGAAAGGCAGTTTGGCGTCTGGACCGGATTTGGTGCCGGCGTCTGATTTGGATGTGGCGACGGACATGAGCGCGGGTTCGGAAAAATTATACATCATTGCCTGTGAAAACCAGATCGGCGCGACCGATATTTTGAAAGGACATATCTTAAGCCATTTGAGCGACGAAGCGAAAGCGGATCTCGCCGGCAAAGTGTATTTCTTTAATTCAGCGGTCGACCGCATCGTACCGATCCAGGAAGGCCATTCACTTGATGTATTGGTCGAGCCTTATTACGAATGGGTCGTCGAGACGACAGAAGACATTCCTCACGTGTCCGGCATGACGATTGTCGACGACTTGGCGCCGTTCATTGAGCGCAAGCTGTTTACGGTCAATACGGGGCACGCGGTCATCGCGTATTACGGGTATCTCGCCAGCAAAACGACGATCGATGAAACCTTGGCCGATCCGGAAATCGAACGCGAAGTGCGGGAAACCTTGAAAGAGACGGGCGCGTACCTCGTGAAGCAGTACGGCTTGGACGAACAGGAGCATCTCGCATATATCGATAAAAACATCGAACGCTTCAAAAACGCCTATTTGAACGACGGTGTCACGCGCGTCGGCCGCGCGCCGATCCGTAAGCTCGGGCCGGAAGATCGCCTCGTGCGCCCGGCTGTGCAAGCGCAAAAAGCGGGATTGTCGTATTCACATCTCGCCAAAGCGATCGCGGCGGCGCTGCTGTTCGATTATGCAGAAGACGAAGAAGCGGTGAAAATCCAAGAGATGATCGCACAAGGCGGGCCGGAGCGCGTATTGACAGAAGTCAGCGGGCTCGAAGCCGATAGCGAACTGGCGAAAGAAGTCGTGCGCCAGTATGGGGCATTGAAAAAGTAG